GGGCCCGCTGGGTGATGTGGGTTACCTTGTGGACAACCAGAACGTTCAGGAAGGTTTGGAAGCCCGTATCGGCGGCAAGGCCGTAACAGCGAGCGAAGCCCTTGATGCACTTGAGGAATCGCTCACGCATGACTTGCCCACTCGCGCCGTGATGCGCCTGGACTGGCATGCCCTGGAACGCGCCCTGCCCGCTGCCTCCGCCATGACCTTCGAACCGCTCCGGCGCACGGCCGGCCGGGCCGCCCAGATCCAGACCGGCGATATTCGCGCCCTGCTGAAGGACTGTACGCCAGAGGAAGCGCTCAAGCAGATCGCGGAAATGCTCGCCGATGAAGTGGCTCAGGTGCTCGGTCTCTCGGTCGAACGCATCGATCGCAAGAAATCGCTGTTCGACATGGGGCTCGACTCACTCATGGGCGTGGAACTTGCATTGGGAATCGAGAAGCGATTCAGCGTGCACATGCCCGCAATGGTTCTGAACGAAGGACCGACCATCGACCGACTCGCCGAACGGGTGTACCACCACCTCTTCGAAAACCAGAGCACGAAGACGGAAACGCAGCGCATGGAAGACATCGTTCGACATATGGCGGTCATCCATTCCGCCGATGCCGACGAAACCGAAATCGCAGAAATGGCCGATATGGCCCGGAGCATGAAAGACACGGTGAAAACATCATGAAACCCCCGCTGAACACTGACTTGGAGCACCCCGAAGTCGCCACGCGCTCGACCGCCGATAGTCGGACGGCGGCGGGTATGCATCAAGACAAGTCAACCGACAAGCTCAGCGGTGACAGCAAGCAGAATCTGATTCGTCGTTTCTTCGGCGCATCGCGCAATGCCGGTGACACGGCTTCCACCTCCACCGACGCTGCCGCTGGCTGCAGCCATGTCGCCGAGGAACTCACCCGCTTCGACGCCTTTCCGGGTTATCAGCAGGTCTTGATTCCCCAGGCGGCCGCGCGCCGCATCGGCCTGGACAATCCGTTCTTCCGTGCTCATGAAGGCGTCGCCGGTGCCACCACGCGCATCGCCGACCGCGAGTGCATCAACTTCGCGAACTACAACTACCTAGGGCTTTCGGGCGATCCGCGCGTCAACGCTGCCGCACAAAAGGCAATCGAGCAATACGGCACCTCAGTCTCCGCCAGTCGGGTCGTCTCCGGCGAGCGTCCCATCCACCAGGCGCTGGAACAGGCCATCGCCAAAGCCTACGGGGTGGATGACACCCTCGCCTTCGTCAGCGGCCACGCCACCAATGTCTCTGCGATCGGCCATCTGTTCGGCCCGAAGGATCTCGTCCTGCACGATTCCCTGATCCACAACAGCGTGATGATGGGCATTCAGCTGGGCGGCGCCCAACGCCGGGCATTCCCGCACAACGACTGGGCCACCCTGGAACAAATCCTCGCCGACATGCGCGACCGCTATCAGCGCGTGCTCATCGTCATCGAGGGTCTTTACAGCATGGATGGGGATATCCCCGACCTGCCCCGCTTCATCGATATCAAGCGACGCTACCAATCCTTCCTGATGGTGGACGAGGCGCACTCCTTCGGCGTGCTCGGCGCCCGCGGCATGGGCATTGCCGAACACTTCGGGATTGCGGGCAAGGATGTGGACATCTGGATGGGCACATTCAGCAAGAGTCTGGCCGGCTGTGGCGGCTACATTGCCGGCGAGAAAGCACTGGTCGAGCACCTGCGCTATGCCGCGCCCGGGTTCGTCTACAGCGTCGGCATGGCCCCGCCGCTTGCCGCCGCCTCCCTGGAAGCCCTGCACATCATCCAGGCAGAACCGGAGCGGGTCGCCCGACTTCAGGAACGTGGCCATTATTTCCTGCAAAAGGCAGGCGAACTCGGCATGAACACAGGCCTGAGCCAAGGCTATTGTGTCGTACCCATTGTCATTGGTCAGTCACTGAAGGCCGTTAAGTTGTCAAACCAGCTTCTGACCCAAGGCATCAACGTACAGCCCATCATTCACCCAGCCGTCGAAGAAAAAGCCGCAAGACTCCGGTTTTTCATCTCCAGCGAACATACAAAAACACAAATCGATTACACATTGAATACGTTAAAGACCATCATCTAAGTACGGAATAAACATGACAAACGCTCTCTTCCCAGTAATTTTGTGTGGTGGCGCGGGTTCGCGCCTTTGGCCCCTATCTCGAGAGCTGCATCCCAAACCCTTCATTCGCCTACCGGATGGGCAGAGCCTGCTTCAGAAAGCCTTTTTGCGTGCAGCGGGTTTAACTGGCACCCGGCAGGTCATC
The Halothiobacillus diazotrophicus DNA segment above includes these coding regions:
- a CDS encoding aminotransferase class I/II-fold pyridoxal phosphate-dependent enzyme, whose amino-acid sequence is MKPPLNTDLEHPEVATRSTADSRTAAGMHQDKSTDKLSGDSKQNLIRRFFGASRNAGDTASTSTDAAAGCSHVAEELTRFDAFPGYQQVLIPQAAARRIGLDNPFFRAHEGVAGATTRIADRECINFANYNYLGLSGDPRVNAAAQKAIEQYGTSVSASRVVSGERPIHQALEQAIAKAYGVDDTLAFVSGHATNVSAIGHLFGPKDLVLHDSLIHNSVMMGIQLGGAQRRAFPHNDWATLEQILADMRDRYQRVLIVIEGLYSMDGDIPDLPRFIDIKRRYQSFLMVDEAHSFGVLGARGMGIAEHFGIAGKDVDIWMGTFSKSLAGCGGYIAGEKALVEHLRYAAPGFVYSVGMAPPLAAASLEALHIIQAEPERVARLQERGHYFLQKAGELGMNTGLSQGYCVVPIVIGQSLKAVKLSNQLLTQGINVQPIIHPAVEEKAARLRFFISSEHTKTQIDYTLNTLKTII